The DNA window GCGGTGCTTTCGTCCCTCTTCGCCGTGGGCTTCCTCGTCCTCTCCTCCGTCCACTCTGCGGGCTGGGTGTCGGCCCTTCCCTACCTGGGGGCGGCCCTCCTGGGCGGGGCCGTGGTCTGGTGGTTGAGGGGTTAGCCCCTATAATGGGGGCATGCGGTCGGCCATCGCCAAGCTCGGACTTCCCCCCTACAAACTTCACCCTGCCGGAGGTTCGGGGTAGAATGGTCTGACCCCCGGGGGTGCGGTGGCCGACCTAAATCCCCGGGGGTTTTACCTTCCCCCGAAATCCTCGTTCAGGACGGCCAAAGGGCCCTCTCCTACGGCCTCCGGGAGGTGGTCCGGCGGGCGCTCGCCCCCTACGCTGACCACTTCCGGGGGCTTACTTCCTGCGGCTACCCCGCCCCTCAGGGGGACCATGTAACGGCCTTCCTCGTGGAGGAGGAGGAGGGCTACCGGGTCCGCTTCTCCGGGGTGATGACCTGCGGGTCCCCGTGGGCTTGCCCGGTGTGCTCCTCGCGGCTGGCCCGGGACCGGGGCGAGGCCCTGGCCCGGGCGGCGGCCCGGCTGGTGGGGCTCGGCTACCGGGCCGTGCATGTGGTGCTCACGGTTCGGCACACCCGGGGGGAGGCCCTGGCCGATGTCTTCGGGGCCCTCTCCTCGGCCTGGCGGTGGGCCTGGGGGCATAGGCGGGTCAAGGCCCTCCTCCGGGGGGTGGCCTATGCCCGTTCGGTGGAGATTACCTTCGGGCGCAACGGCTGGCACCCCCACATCCACGCCCTTCTGCTCGTGCCTGCTCACCGGGATCCCTGGGCCCTTGAGGATCCACTTTGGGAGGCGTGGAGTGAGGCGGTGGAGGCGGTGGGCTGGGCTCCCTCGTCCCGTGATGCCTACTCCTTTGAGGTCGTGGAGTCCGAGGAGGACTTGGGCCATGTGAGCCGCTATGTGGGCAAGGGCTCGTGGGGCCTCGGCCTCGAGGTGGCGGGTGGACCTCTGAAAGGGGGCCACCAGGGCCTGACCCCCTTTGAGTTGCTGGGGGCGGCCTGGGCTGGGGGGGCCATCCCGTACCAGGGCACCCCGGCCTGGGTGGACGGGGAGGGGAGGGAGGTGGAGGTGGACCCCCTGGAGGAGGGGGGGGCCTTGATACTCCGGGAGTTTTGCGGCCACGCCCTCCGGCACGCTACTCGCCTCGGTCTGACCCCTGAGGAGGCCGCCTGGCGGTGGGTGGAGTACGCCAAGGCCACCCGTGGCCGCAAGGCCCTGACCACTTCCAGGGCGCTGACCCTCCTCCTCCGGGAGGCCCTGGCCGAGGTGGAGGCCGAGGAGGAGGCCCGGCCTCCGGTGGAGGTGGTCAAGCTCGCCCGGGCCGCTTATGTCTGGCTTCTCCGGTCTGGCCGGCTGGCCTACTGGATCCATGTGGCTGAGTCCCTGGGCTCGCTGGTCCTGGCCTGTGAGCTTCTGGGGCTCGTGGAGGGGGTGGAGTGGGAT is part of the Thermus amyloliquefaciens genome and encodes:
- a CDS encoding protein rep; the encoded protein is MVRRALAPYADHFRGLTSCGYPAPQGDHVTAFLVEEEEGYRVRFSGVMTCGSPWACPVCSSRLARDRGEALARAAARLVGLGYRAVHVVLTVRHTRGEALADVFGALSSAWRWAWGHRRVKALLRGVAYARSVEITFGRNGWHPHIHALLLVPAHRDPWALEDPLWEAWSEAVEAVGWAPSSRDAYSFEVVESEEDLGHVSRYVGKGSWGLGLEVAGGPLKGGHQGLTPFELLGAAWAGGAIPYQGTPAWVDGEGREVEVDPLEEGGALILREFCGHALRHATRLGLTPEEAAWRWVEYAKATRGRKALTTSRALTLLLREALAEVEAEEEARPPVEVVKLARAAYVWLLRSGRLAYWIHVAESLGSLVLACELLGLVEGVEWDVVPRAPPGEEEVAACV